In Brachybacterium fresconis, the genomic stretch GAAGCGTGGGAAGAAGGTGTCGGTGGCGATGATCTCCGGTCGCCGTGCAATGACGAGACCGATCGTGCTGGTGCGAGAGGTCGCAAGCGCCTGGGCGCTCGAACTCGCGGTCCACCGCAGCGTCTCCGCCGCTGCGAAGATACGGCGACGAGTCTCCTCCGCCACCGGGCGCTTGCCCGAGTAGGCGAGGGAGACGGTGCCCTTGGAAACACCGGCGGCGTGCGCGACGTCCCCGATGGTGGGTCGTGCACCGTGCATGGTCTTCCTCCTCCGGGCGGGGTGAGCGTGGTCGGATCAAGCCCGGCCGCGTCGAGCGCAGACTCCGCGGATGCGCGTTCTCCCGACGGCCGTTAGCAATGTGCAAACCGGTTTCGTGCGAGATAGTCAAACCGGTTCGCTGGTGTCTGTCAAGCCCCGTCGGCCAGGTGGTCCACGGCTTCGGGCCGACTCGGACGAACTGGGTTCAGAAGTCGTACTCGTCGACGGCATCGACCGGCTCGTTGGAGACTTCGGCAGGCTTACCGGACTGGTCGGTGTCGGTCTCCTTGGCCTTGGCCTTCTTGCCGCGTTTGGCCGGTGCGGGTCGCTCGTCCTCATCCTCGGGCTCGGGTCCGTCCTCCGGCTCCGGGCCGTCGTCGGGCTCATCGGCCTCGTCGGGGGTCTCGCCGAGGTCGCGACGAATCAACGCGATCACCGCATCCAGCCGCTCAGCCTGCTCCTCGATCTCTTCCCGCTGGACGACCAGGCGCTCCAGCCGCATCCGGGCGGCCTCGTCCTTTCCCTCGGCGGCGGTGGTGCCGGCGACGACGCGGGTGTTGCACGGGTAGGGCACGCGGACGCTCTCGGCGCTGTAGGACAGGTCCTCGCCGTCCCCGGCGGCTTGGTCCAGGGCCTCCAGTCGCAGGCGGGTGCATTCGGCGCAGGTGACGTCGACGTCGTAGCCGTTCTCATGGGCGAGGGCGTGGGGGCCGTGCAGCTTGCGGACGGACTCGATCAGGGAAGCCATGGGTTCCTTCTCCTCGTGCGGGTAGGGGGTTCGGCGGGGCAGTGGGCGAACCGGGCCCGCGGCAGGACGACACCGCCGCGGTGGTGGCGGGTCAGGGCAGGATGGTGATGGCGATCGCGACGGCGACGTACAGGGTCAACGCGCCGCACAGGACCCATTCGCGGGCGCTTCCGGCGTTGCCGAGGATCGGCACGGCGATGTCCCCGTCGGCGTGCCACAGCGCCGACTCGACCCGCTTGGAGGGCTTCAGCACGAGCGGCCAGGTGGGGAACGGGATGCCGTCGGTGGTGACGAGGTCGCCGAGCAGATGCACCAGCGCCCCCAGGCCGATCGCCACCGGCAGCCAGATCGACGTCTCCGGGGCGGCAACAGCGGTCAGCAGTCCGCAGCCGGTCCCGACGAGCCAGGGCGTCAGGCCGCCGCGGACGAGTTTCATCGCGCGCACGGCGATGGCGCACAGCACGGTCACCACGATCACCGCCCCGACCTGGACCTGACCGACCACGGGCGCATGCCAGCTCCAGTTCACACCGGTGGCCACGGCGCCGAGCAGGGTGAAGGCGACCACGGCCAGCAGAGTGTGGGTGGCGCCGCGGTGACCGGCGGCCGAGGAGACCGCGGACGTGGCCAGCTTCGAGACGGCGCCGGCGGAGCGGGCGATGGTCGCGGATGGGTGGTCGATGTCCGGCAACAGCGCCGCACCGGCCGCGACCACGGTCCCGGCCAGCACCTCCGGCCCGGTCAGGTCCAGCACCCCGGCGCCGAGGGCACGGTCGCCGATGCTGGCGGAGCCGGTCAGAGCCAGCCATGCCGCCGCCCCACTGATCGCGTGATGCCCGCCCATCATGTTGATCACCCTCCAGACGCCCGGGATCTCCGGCCTCGCCGTGGCAAGTGGGCGGAGACCCGCGCTGGTGGGACGAGTCAGCTGGGGGAAGGGCCGGCGTGGAGCTTGCCGGCGTGCAGCAGTGCCAGGCGTTTGTCGAGTAGCCGTTCGAGTTCGGCGTCGGTGCGGTGGTCGCGGACGTGCTCCCAGTGGGATTTGCGTGGCGGGGTCTTCGAGGCCACGGGCAGGCTGATCAGCTCGGCGGATTCGTCGGGTTCGACGGTGCATTCGGCGCCGGCGCGGCACCGGCGGCATGGCCACAGCTGCGGGATCGGTGCCTGTGCGTGCAGTCGTGCGGTGGTGGTCAGTTCGCACTGGCCGCACAGGTACTCGACGATCCGGGGTGCCAGTGGCACCACCCGGTCGGGGTTCTCGCTGGTCACCGCCCGGTGCGGCATCGTCCCGGTCAGCGTCGCGGCCGGCATCAGGACATCGCCAGATCGTCGTGCTCGAGCACCTCGATGATGCCCAGCCCCTGCAGTGAATCCAGCATGGCGACGTCGTCGATGGGGTCGACCCAGGCGACGTTGCCGATGGGCTGGTCCCGGTCGGTGTACGGGGCGAACAGCGACGTGACCAGCACCAGCGGCACCCGATGCTGCCAGCGCACCCCGGGGTGGGCGGTCTCCCGCTCGGCCAGCAGCGTCGTCCAGGTGTCCTCGTCTGTGGTCTCGTCGAGATCACCGGCGGCGACGGCGGCGGCCACGATCGATTCCTGCACGGCGGTGGCGATGATGATCGCGTGCTCCAACCGCATCAGGAACAACAGCTCCGGGTCCTGTTCGTCCAGGTACTGGGGTCCGATGACGGCGGCCAGCAGCTCGTCGTTGCGGTCGGCGGCCACCTCGCGGTCGCCGATGCGGATGGAGAAGGCTCCCTCGCCCGGCTCTGTCTGGTCCGTGTTGGGGATGCTCATGACGCTTCCTTGTCCGGTGGGTGGTAGGGCACTGCGACAAGTGGGCGGGGAAACCCGGATCGGACCAGACAGGCGGGGAGCAGTCGCCGAGAACCGCTCCCCGCCTGGCAGGAGTGCCCTACACCCTGCACCCCGGGAAAGTGGGCGGGGCCGGTCGACCGTGAAGGTCAGGTGGTGTTCTTCGCGGCCCGTGCCGCCGC encodes the following:
- a CDS encoding metal-dependent hydrolase, which translates into the protein MMGGHHAISGAAAWLALTGSASIGDRALGAGVLDLTGPEVLAGTVVAAGAALLPDIDHPSATIARSAGAVSKLATSAVSSAAGHRGATHTLLAVVAFTLLGAVATGVNWSWHAPVVGQVQVGAVIVVTVLCAIAVRAMKLVRGGLTPWLVGTGCGLLTAVAAPETSIWLPVAIGLGALVHLLGDLVTTDGIPFPTWPLVLKPSKRVESALWHADGDIAVPILGNAGSAREWVLCGALTLYVAVAIAITILP
- a CDS encoding RNA polymerase-binding protein RbpA, whose amino-acid sequence is MPAATLTGTMPHRAVTSENPDRVVPLAPRIVEYLCGQCELTTTARLHAQAPIPQLWPCRRCRAGAECTVEPDESAELISLPVASKTPPRKSHWEHVRDHRTDAELERLLDKRLALLHAGKLHAGPSPS